ACAGTTGATGGCCATAACGTGCCGGTGCAGTTTTATGTATTAAAAGAACATGCAGCCAAAGCCCAACATCACCTGGATATCTTTATCAAAACCATCAAAGAGCAGGAGAAATATTTTGGCGAATACCCATGGGCTAAAGAGAAGATAGGGATTGTTGAAACCCCTCACCTGGGTATGGAACACCAAACAATGAATGCTTACGGTGCAAAATTCAGGTACAGCAAAGTTGGCGGCGAAGATTACGACGGCCTTATGCATCACGAGTTTGGCCACGAATGGTGGGGCAACAAAGTAACAGCAAAAGATTGGGGCGACTACTGGATTCACGAAGGTATCTGTACTTACGGCGACGCCCTTTACATACGCGAGTTTGAAGGCGAAAAGGCTTATATCAAATTCTTTCAAAACTCGGCTTTATCCTTCGGCAATAAAATCCCGATTGTGATAGGTAAGGATATCGACGAAGAATCGGCCTATAATGGCGACATCTACGGCAAAGGCGCCTTCTTTATGCATACGCTGCGGTATGTAATGGGCGATAGCACCTTCTTCCCTACCCTTAAAGGTTTTGTTACCGATCCGCGTTATACTTATAACAACCTGGCCAGTACCGAAGATGTGATCGATTATTTCAGCAAGGCGGCGGGGAAAGATTTGAAACCCTTGTTTGATCTGTTTATCTATTCCACCAATAAACTGGAAGTGCATGTAAAAGCACAGCGCGGCGATAAGTACCAGGTTCAACTACTTAATATCGATATGCCTTTACCTGTTGATATCACGGCAGATGGCATTACTAAGAAATATACATTGGATAAAAAGGGAATTACGATTATTAGTAAAACAATGCCGGTTATTGATCCGGATACCTATTATCTCAAAAAACTCATTATTGAATAAGTTTATGAAAGGCTGGCTTGTATCGGGTTTGATGTTGCTTTCTGTTACTTCATTTGCTCAAAGCAAATTAAAAAAGGCAGGTATTAAACCAGATACAGCCGTTTACACTTCGGTAGACATGGTGCCTGAATTTCCCGGAGGGTTAGAAAGGTTTGGCGCTTATTTGGCAAAAACAAAAATACCGGCGTTAGATACTACGGAAAGATTGCCTGGTAGGATGCATATACAAGTGATTGTAGAGAAAGACGGAAGTTTAACCCATTTTAAAATAGTGCGCAGTAGTGGCAGTAAAATAATGGATCGGGCATATCTTGACCGTATCCGTCAATCGCCTAAATGGAAACCAGGCCTTTTGCACGGCAGACCTGTGAGGGTGACATATAGTATTCCAATTATTGTCTGCTTCACCGGAGATGAATAATCCCCAAACAAAAAATCCCGATCAAAACTGACCGGGATTTTTTATATCCTAATGTTTGTTAACTGATTACTCAGCTACAACTTCTTCAGCAGCATCAGCAGCTTCTTCTTTTTTAGCTTTTGGAGCAGCTTTCTTTTTTGGAGCTTCTTCAGCAGCAGGAGCTTCTACTGTAACAGCTTTAGCTTCTTTTTTTGCTTTAGGTGCAGGTGCAGCTACTTCTTCAACTTCAGCAGCCTCAAAAGGAACTACTGATACGTATGAACGGTTATCAGCTTTCTTTTTGAAAACTACGATACCTTCTGCAAGAGCGAATAAAGTATGATCTTTACCCAAACCTACGTTTAAACCCGGATTGTGTTTGGTACCACGCTGACGAACGATGATGTTACCTGCAATAGCTGGCTGACCACCGAAAATTTTGATACCTAAACGTTTGCTATGGGATTCGCGGCCGTTTTTGGAACTACCGGCCCCTTTTTTGTGTGCCATTTTTTATTTCTTTTATAGAATTGCCTAAACAACTCCTTTGGTTCAACCTTTAATTATAATGTAATACCGGTGATCTCAATTTTGGTAAATTGCTGACGGTGACCGTTTTTCTTTTTGTAACCTTTTCTTCTTTTCTTTTTGAAGATGATCACTTTATCACCTTTTAAATGAGACAGGATCTTAGCCGATACTTTAGCACCTTTCAAATCAGAACCTAATTTGAATGCGCCTTCGTTTTCTGCTAACAATACATTGTCAAATTCAATATTAGCGCCTTCATCGCCTTGTAATCTGTGTACAAAGATCTGCTGGTCTTTAGCAACTTTAAATTGCTGTCCTGCTATACTTACTATTGCGTACATGTTTTGTTAATTATTTGTTTTAAAATTCGAGGTGCAAATATAGGGATTGATTATTTAATAAACAATACGCCTGAGTTTTATTTTTTACTTTTACCCCGGGCCTCAACAGCAGTTATCCTTTGCTGTATTTCGGCAATCAGGCGCTGGTTGGCATCAATTAGTTTAGGGTTACCAAAATAATCGCTGTCAAAAATCACGCGCTTGGTTTTTTCCTTGTATTTAAACTCAATAATATAACGCACAGCCTTGCCTTTAGCCGCAGCGGTTGTATCGCCAATTTCATTCGAGGGAAAATCCCAGAAACCTAAATCGGCAGCTTTGCGGTGCAGATATAGCAGGTCGTCTTTGGTAAAATGCAGGTGCTCGCTGATCAGCGAATCGCGCTTATCCAGGTATTGAAACATGCCGGTATGCGAATCATATTTATTTACCAGGCTATCCTTATGGCCATATTGAAAATTTAATGATTGAAAATCGACAAAACGATAAG
The sequence above is a segment of the Mucilaginibacter celer genome. Coding sequences within it:
- a CDS encoding M1 family metallopeptidase, with the protein product MKRILSVTLSLFMSTCLLQAQTLTSGGKLKPEQAIMDVRHYTISLAVDPEQKTIDGFTTIDVIMAKATKVLLFDLLDSLTVSKVLVNGKPETFDYKNNLITIHTAKELPAGKASVKVIYGGKPHVARRPPWDDGFIWTRDSTGHQWMAITAEGTGGKLYFPCKDHPSDEPDEGADLIITVPKDLVVAGPGLLKKVSKQGETATYHWQTKYPINNYSILFNAGDYTVVSRPYTTVDGHNVPVQFYVLKEHAAKAQHHLDIFIKTIKEQEKYFGEYPWAKEKIGIVETPHLGMEHQTMNAYGAKFRYSKVGGEDYDGLMHHEFGHEWWGNKVTAKDWGDYWIHEGICTYGDALYIREFEGEKAYIKFFQNSALSFGNKIPIVIGKDIDEESAYNGDIYGKGAFFMHTLRYVMGDSTFFPTLKGFVTDPRYTYNNLASTEDVIDYFSKAAGKDLKPLFDLFIYSTNKLEVHVKAQRGDKYQVQLLNIDMPLPVDITADGITKKYTLDKKGITIISKTMPVIDPDTYYLKKLIIE
- a CDS encoding energy transducer TonB; protein product: MKGWLVSGLMLLSVTSFAQSKLKKAGIKPDTAVYTSVDMVPEFPGGLERFGAYLAKTKIPALDTTERLPGRMHIQVIVEKDGSLTHFKIVRSSGSKIMDRAYLDRIRQSPKWKPGLLHGRPVRVTYSIPIIVCFTGDE
- the rpmA gene encoding 50S ribosomal protein L27 — encoded protein: MAHKKGAGSSKNGRESHSKRLGIKIFGGQPAIAGNIIVRQRGTKHNPGLNVGLGKDHTLFALAEGIVVFKKKADNRSYVSVVPFEAAEVEEVAAPAPKAKKEAKAVTVEAPAAEEAPKKKAAPKAKKEEAADAAEEVVAE
- the rplU gene encoding 50S ribosomal protein L21 → MYAIVSIAGQQFKVAKDQQIFVHRLQGDEGANIEFDNVLLAENEGAFKLGSDLKGAKVSAKILSHLKGDKVIIFKKKRRKGYKKKNGHRQQFTKIEITGITL